The window CAGCTACTCTAACTTTAAAAAATTCATCAAAATTCGAACTTACAATAGCTAAAAACTTTAGTTTTTCTAAAAGAGGATTTTCATTTGCCTCTGCCTCTGATAACACTCTTTTATTAAATTCTATCCAACTTATTTCTCTGTTGTAAAAGTCTTTTCCAGTATAGGTACTCATTCTCCGAACCTCCTATTTATTTTAAGTTCAATATCTAAATCAAAAAGATATTTAAATAATTTTGATTGTTTTTCAAAACTACTTTTCTCCATGTAAAAATCTTCATCTGTATCCATCTCTATTATTAAATCATTTTTATCAAGATGTATTTTCTCATTACACAATCTTTGTTTTTTTCCTCTATCTAGTGAAGTAGCTATTTTAATTATTGCTATTATTTTTAATAGTTTAATTAATTCCTCTCCCTTAAAACCATAATTATAAAGAGACTCTAATTTTGTATTTGAAGTATGAGCTTTTACTATAAAAACTATTTTCTCTATCATATCTTTATTTAAGCCAAAAATAGTTGTATTTTCTAATATATATGCTGAGTGTTTACTATGGTTTTCAAAATCTATAGCTTTTCCTATGTCATGTAAATATGCTGCAATTATAAAATATTTGTAATCTTTTAATCCTAGAGAGTGAAAACCTTTTAATTTATCTAGCAGTTTTATTCCTATTTTTTTTACAAATTCTGAATGATCTCTATCAAAATCAAATTTTTCTCCTAAATCTATAATTGAATCTAAAGTTATTTTCCATAAAGTTTCTTCAAAACTATGTCTAATTTCTGGATAAAATTTTTCTAAAGCACATAAATCTTTAATATTAAAGTCTAAAAATTTTATCTCTTTAATCTCAAAATAATCTGAAAAACTTATAATTAAACTTATTGATATAACCATTAACTTCGCTATAGGAACACTACATTTGTATTTTGTTGAAATTTCATTATAAGAATGTTCTTGTAATGATTTTAATTTATCTTTTAATTCAGTCAATGTTAAATTTTTTAAATCTTTTTTCCCAAATACTATTTTTAAAAGCTTCTCTTCCAACTCTCCTTCTAAAATTAATTTTTTTATAACTTTTCTTCCTACATCTCTTCTTATAAATTCAACATAACTTTCCATATAATCACAAATAAAATCAAATGCTTTTTTTGAATTAATATTATTTTCTTCAAGAATTAGATATAATTTTTCTGTTCCCAAATTTATATGTTCATTTATAGATAACTCACCCTTGTAAAAAAGATATACTCCTGAACTAAACGATTTTAAGTTAAAAAATAATCTACTTTCTTTTTTAGAAAAAATATCCTTTTCCAAATGAATTAATTTTTTTATAGAATAATATGTTTTTTCACTTAAATCTATATTATCTACAGCTAAATTAGCCTTTAATTTTATTTGGTCTAATACCATTGGAAAATTTGTTATGCTTCTAAAAAATTCACTAAATATGACTTTTTTATCTATAACCCCATAATCACGGGATAAATTATCCATTTTTTTTAAAATATCACACATTTTTCTCATTTTTTCCAATGAAATTTCATTTCCATCTTTTACTTCCTTAAAAAGGTTTATATCTTCTGTTACCTTTTCTAAAATCCTATAACCATTTTCTTTTTTCTCATAAATTTTCATTTCAATAAAAGTTGAATTAATCTCTATAACTGCGTAAGTCACCATATCGTCTCCATCCTACTTCTTCATTTTAAATTTTAATTTTTTATCAAAAGTATTAACAAATTTCTTTTGTGAAATAAACAAATCTATAATTCTAAAATCTTCCTCATCTTTTCCTTTTATATAAAATATAATTTCCTCTTTAGAAACCTCAACTTCAAAATTATCTTCGTCCAATAATAAATCTTCTGAAAATATATTTGTTATATTTAAAATTTTAGAAAACATCATTAACTCCTCTATTTCACTTTCTTTAAACATCTCTTTATATTTTTCTAAACCCTTATATTTTTTATTTCCTCTAGCTACAATTAAAGCTGAAGCTACAAGCTCTTTTTGTTCAATACCTTTTATTCCTAAATTTAATATCATATAAGCAGAATGTAATGGGTAATTAACAAAATTTATACTCTTACCTATATCGTATAGATATGTCACTATTTTTATAACTTTTTCACTTACTTCTTTAAAATTATAGTCTTTATCAAGTTCTAGACAGATTTTTTTTAGTATTTTATGTTGTTTATCCTTTGTTTTAGTATTAATATCTAAAATTTCTATAATCTCTTTAAATCCGTCTTCAAAAGGATCCTGAATCACTTTTCCACATTCACTTAATCTTTCATAAAGAACTCCCTCTCTTATACCATAACCACTTATTATTAATTCTTTTAAATCAAAATATGTTAGAACCTCTTCAACTGCAATAGCTGCTCCTATAAATACATCTGCTCTAGCTTTAGATAATCCTTGAACATCTTGTTTTTCTTTATAATCTTTGTTTTTTATATAATCTACAACCTCTTTTACACCGTCAATACTTACTTTATAGTTATGTAATAACTCTAGTGGATAGTTTTTCATATACAAATTTACTCCACCTATATTTCTAACTGTCCCTCCTACCCCTATTAATGGTAAACCTTTTAGCTCATCTTTCCATTGAACAACCTTAAATTGATCTTTTATAAAATCTCTTAAAGTTTCTTCATCTTTTTTACTTAACTTATCTTTCAAATTTACAATTTCTGATAAAGTAACTGCTCCAAAGTTTAAACTTGCTCGCTCTAAAGCTTCTCTATTTTTAAAATGGACAATTTCTAAACTTGATCCACCTAAGTCAATTACGACTCCATCTTTTATATCTAATGTATTTATAGCTCCTTCAAATGAAAAGTACGCTTCATCCTCTCCTTTAAATATAATCACCTCTATGCCTGTTGTTCTAGTTATCTCTTTTAAAAGTTCCTCACCATTAATAGCTATTCTTAAGGCCGCTGTTCCAAAAGCTACTATTTCATCCACATTATTTTTTAAGCAAACCTTTTTAAATAGTTGTATTGTTTTCAAAGCTAGTTTTATTTTCTCTTCTTTTAACTCTTTTTTCTCATTTATTCCCTCTCCTAATCGAACAGTTTCTTTTATATCCTCTATTGGAATAAATGATTTGTTGGGAGTTATTTCATATATAACCATTCTAATTGAGTTTGAACCAATATCCATAACACAGATTCTTTTTCTTAAAGTCATTTTTACTCCTCCAAAACTTTTATATTTTAAAGGATTTACTGCTTTTTTAGCTTTATTCCTTTTCAAAATAAATTTCAAGCTTTTATTTTTAATTTATAAAAGGAAATACATATATTTATATGTACTCTAAATATAACAATAGAAACAAAAGGAGGAGGCTATGACTAGTACAAATAACAATTCTACAGATCTTGTTAACATAAGGGATTTATTACCTGAAGATATTCCTATTTTACCTCTTGTAATAAGACCTATTTTTCCAAATATTTTAACTCCAATCGCTTTTACAGGTGAGGATTTTTTACAAGCTATAAAAGATGCAGAAGAGCATTATAATGGCTTTATTGGCTTAGTTTTTGTTAAAGATATCGACGACAACGACTATTTCAACTCAACTCTATATGATGTTGGAACTGTTGTTAAAATAAATAAAGTAACATCTATTTCTCAAGATTCTGTACAAGCAATAGTCTTTGGAGTAGAACGATTTAAAAAGAAAAAAGTTGTTCTCGGTAACTCTAGAATATGCTGGAAAGTTAAATATAATAAGGAGACTGCTGATTCATCTGTTGAACTTAAAGCTTACATGCTTGCTATTATGACATCTTTAAAAGAAATTTTTGAGGTTAATCCTATTTTAAAAGAGGAATTAAAACTTCTTGTTTCCCAAGCTTCTTATGATCATCCAAGCATATTTATAGACTTTGTTTCATCAATGTTAAAAGCCGAAGCTAAAGATCTACAAGAACTTTTAGAAGAGTTTAATATTGTTAACAGGTCACAAAGATTATTAACTATGTTAAAAAAGGAATTAGAAATATCTCAACTCCAAGCTAAAATTTCTAAACAAATTGAAGATAAAGTAAGTAAGCAACAAAAAGAATACTTTTTAAAAGAGCAACTTAAACTAATAAAACAAGAGTTAGGTTTAGAAAAAGATGAAAAATCTGCAGTTATAGATAAAATTATGGATAAAATAAATCATATTCATCTATCTCCAGAAGCTGAAAAAGTTGTAAATGAACAATTAGAAAAACTTTCTCTTTTAGATCAAGGCTCTCCAGAGTATCATGTTGCTAGAACATATATTGAATCTATTGTTGAACTACCTTGGGGAGTTTTTTCAAAAGATAGATTAGATATTAAAAAAGCAAGAACAATTTTAGATAGAGATCATTATGGACTTGAAGATATTAAAAATAGTATTCTAGAATTTGTCAGTACTGTTATTAAAACTGGAAATGTAAATGGATCTATCTTATGTTTAGTTGGACCTCCTGGAGTTGGAAAAACATCGATTGGAAAGTCTATTGCAGAATCTTTAAATAGAAAATTTTATCGTTTCTCAGTTGGTGGAATGGTTGATGAAGCTGAAATAAAGGGTCATAGAAGAACATATATTGGAGCTATGCCTGGAAAAATTATTCAAGCTTTAAAGCTTGTTGAAACTTCTAATCCAGTAATAATGATTGATGAAATTGATAAGATTGGAAACAGCTTTAGAGGAGATCCTGCATCTGCTTTATTAGAAGTTTTAGATCCCGAACAAAATAAAGATTTTTTAGATCATTATTTAGATATAAGATATGATTTATCTAAAATACTTTTTGTTACAACAGCTAATCAATTAGATACAATTCCAAGACCTCTACTTGATAGAATGGAAGTTATTCATTTATCAGGTTATATCCTTGAGGAAAAACTACAAATAGCTCAGAAATATCTAATTCCACAACAACTTAAAGCTCATGCTTTAGATAGCAAAGAGATTACTATTAGTAAAAATGCTTTAAAGTTTATAATAGATAAATACGCTAGAGAAGCTGGTGTTAGAACTTTAGATAAGTGTATTCGTAAAATTATGAGAAAAGTTAATCTAAAAATTGCTGAAGGAAATAAAGAGAAAGTTCGAATCAATGAAAATAATGTTGAATCCTATTTAGGTACTCCTATTTTTACCACAGAAGAACTTTATCAAAAAGAAATTCCAGGTGTTACTCTTGGATTAGCTTGGACATCCTTAGGAGGAGCTACTTTATATATTGAGGCCACAAGTATTAGCAATAAAGAAAGTGGTTTAAAACTTACAGGTCAGCTTGGAGATGTGATGAAGGAGTCAGCAGAGATTGCCTACTCGTATATAAGATCTCTTCTTGCTAAAGATACAACTCTTTCTATTGAAATTAAAGAATTCTTTGACAAAAATAGAGTTCATCTTCATGTTCCAGAAGGAGCAACTCCAAAAGATGGTCCTTCTGCTGGTATTACAATGGCTTTAGCATTATATTCTTTAGCGACAAATACTCCAATTAGAAAGGGCATTGCTATGACTGGTGAACTTACTTTAACTGGTAAAGTTCTTCCTATTGGAGGAGTTAGAGAAAAAACTATTGCTGCTAGAAGAGTTGGTATATTTGAATTAATTCTTCCAAAGGATAATAAAAAAGATTTTGATAAACTCCCTGAATTTTTAAAATCTGGTATTACTGTTAATTATGTTGATTATTTCACAGATGTTCTCAATTATGCTATAAAATAAGTAAAGGAGTGCTAAAGCACTCCTTTATTTTAATTCTATCTCTTTTATGATTTCTCCATCTAAATTTTTTATATAAAATTTATTATTTTCAAACATACCATAACTATTTACATTTCCTCCTTTAGGAAGAGAAATTGATCCAGGATTCAACATATAAATACCATCTACTTCATGAGCTACCGGTAGATGAGTATGCCCATATATAAAAATATCTCCCTTACATAACTTTGGAAGTTTATCCTCATTATAAATATGCCCATGTGTAGCAAAAATCCTTTTATTATTAAAAAAAATAGTTGAATAATCTCCCATGATTGGATATTCTAACAACATTTGATCAACTTCACTATCACAATTTCCTCTAACTGCAATAATCTTTTCTTTATAATTATTTAAAATATCTACTACTTCCTTTGGATTATACTCTAACGGCAAAGGATTTCTAGGACCATGATACAATTCATCCCCTAATATTAATATATAGTCTGCTTTTTCTTTTTTATATGCTTCTAACGATTTTTTTAAAAAATAACTTGAGCCGTGAATATCAGATATTACAAAAATTTTCATAATTACTCTCCTTAGTATTTTTTTTTCATTATATATCAATTTTTCACAAAAAAAAAGGAATTTATAATTTTTTTTATAATAATATTCTAAGAAAAAAGTTGCCATTTTAATATTAAAATGGTATACTTCTGTCGAGTATATATTAAACTTGTATATTTATACTTAATTAAATTTAATTTAGGAGGTTATCATGGCTCATAGAATTAACGAAGATATCTGTATCGGATGTGGAACTTGCGAGGCAGTTTGCCCAGTTAGCTGCATTTCTGAGGTTGATGGAGGAAAAAGAAGAATCGACGAGGACCAATGTATTGATTGTGGTGCTTGTGCAGGTGCTTGTCCTGTTGAGTGTATCTCTCCAGCTGAGTAATAACTTTTAATAAGAGATCAAGAAATTGATCTCTTTTTTATTATATAAAATAGGGGGAACTATGAAATTTATTTATAGAGTTAATATTGATGAAGTTGCAAAATTTATAGATAGGCCCAATCGATTTATAGCTAATTTACAATTAAAAAATGGAGAAATTGTCTCTGCCCATGTCCATGATTCAGGCAGAATAAAAGAACTTCTTTTTCCAGGAAATACTATTCTTTTAAGAAAGGCTGAAAATATTGAAAATAGAAAAACTTTCTGGGATGTTATAGCAGCTTATTCTAATAATAATGAACAAATTTTAATAAATTCTTCAATTCATAGATATATTACTGATAATTATTTTAAAAATTTTGATATCTCTTGCTTTGGATCTTATGACTTTATAAAACCTGAAGTCAAATATGGAAATAGCCGTCTAGATTATTTAATTGAAAAAAATAATGAAAAAATATATATCGAAACAAAAGGTGTATCTCTTTCTATAGATGGTGTAGCTACTTTTCCAGACGCCCCTAGTGTAAGAGCAACTAAACATCTTAAAGAGTTAATTAAAATTAAAAAATCTGGTACTAGAGCTGCAGTTGTTTTAATAATTTTAAAAGATTCTAAATTTTTTACCCCAAATTATGAGACTGATCCTATTTTTTACGAAACTTTTTATGAGGCTTTAAAATCTGGAGTTGAAATATATCCAATACAATTTTATTTCTGTAATGGTGAAATTTTTTTTAAAAACAAAAAAATTGAAATTCTTCCATCTAAGTTATAGCTTTATAGACCTCATTTTTCTATACATTTTTGTATTTTTATATTTTTATGATATAATAGTAATAAAAATATTTGGAGGTCAACGTGGAAGACAAATTTTTAATTGAATCTTTAAATAGTTTACTTAAAGATGATCTTTTTAAAATTTTAGCTAAATTTAATATAAAAATTGCTAAAAGTACTGTAAAAGGAAAAATTATAGAAAAAATTACAGAAGTATATACTAATAATTCTGATGCTTTTTTAGAAATTTTTTCTAAAGATACTATAACTTTACTTTCTCAATTTAATGGTGAAAAAAATCAAGTAACTGAGAAAGATTTTTTTGAATATGAGGAGTTTCTATTACCTCTACAAAGTTTTGGTTTCATATCTAAAAATGTTATTAAAGAAAAAGGTAACAATCATTACATTATTTCAACTTGGTTTATTGAAACAATTGACTCTCTTTCTACAAAGGAAGAGAATAAAAAGTTAGTAGATTACTATCAAGAGCTTGAAATGTTAATTTTAGGAATAATTAGATTTTATGGTGTTATTGATGAACATAAATTGCTAGAACTTTTAACTCCTACATTTAAAGATATCACTCTTGATAAAATTCATAACTTTATAGATTCTAGATGGATTCTAAATGTATTTATATCTAAATTAGAGGATTCAGGTAGCAAAGTTATATATTTAGTAGCTGATTCTGTTTCTGAACCAGTAGATATTTTACACGAAACTATAAAATATGAAGGATTAGAGTATAAAGTTTTAACAAATGATGAGTATAAAAATTACTGGAACTATTTCTTTATTGAAAAAACTCAAGAGGTTGCAGATTTAATAGCTCTTTTAATGTCTCATAAATTACAAGGTGCACAAATTGGTTTTGAAATTACAACAATTATAGATAGATTAAAAAATAATGTTTCTATTGATGATATTGTTAACGATATAAAAACTAGAGTTAAATTCGATAATTCTAATTCAGAAGCTCTTTTTATAGCTCTTGTAACTAAAATATCAAAATCTTTACCTCTTTGGACTTTAAAAGGTCACTCTTATATTGAAGTTTTTGGAGAAAATCAGCCTCCTAGAACTGTCAATAAAGTGGGAAGAAATGAAAATTGTCCATGCGGATCTGGAAAAAAATATAAAAAATGTTGTGGTAAATAAAAAAAATAGGAGATAACTCCTATTTTTTTATTTAATTATATTTGGTTTTTAGTTGATTTCTATACCGTTATAGTATAGTATTTCACAAAATTTGTCAAGAAATTATTTTTATTCTTCATTTTAATATGTTTTTTTTGTATAATATATGGAAAAATAAAGGAGTTTTGTATGAATTTTTTAAACAATTTTTTTAAAATTAAGGAAAGACACAGTAGTATCAAACATGAAATAATTGGAGGTACAACTACTTTTCTAACTATGGCTTACATAATTTTTATAAACCCAGCAATTCTTAGCGAATCTGGTATGGACAAAGGTGCTCTAATAACAGTAACTATACTTTCTGCTGCTATAGGAACTCTTATTGCTGCATTTTTAGCTAATGCTCCCTTTGCGTTAGCTCCAGGTATGGGATTAAATGCATTTTTTACTTATTCTCTTGTTATTGGAAGAGGAATCCCATGGCAAACAGCCCTTGGAATTGTTTTTCTTTCTGGAGTATTCTTTTTCTTTTTATCAATTGGTGGAATTAGAGAAAAAATTGCTAATGCAATTCCTCTTTGTTTAAAAATATCTGTTACAGGTGGAATTGGACTTTTTATTGCTTTTATTGGACTTAAAACTCTTGGGATTGTCTCTTCTAATCCTGCTACAATCATTGGATTAGCTAGATTTAATTCTCAAATTTTAATTGGAATTATTGGACTTTTTATCGCCATTATACTAGAAATAAAAAAAGTTAAAGGTGGAATACTAATAGGAATAGTTTCATCTACTGTTATTGGTATTTTTACTGGTGATACAAGTATGCCCACTTCAATTATGTCTATGCCCCCTAGTATTGCACCAATAGCTTTTAAATTAGATATTTGGGGAGCTTTAAAGTTATCTCTTCTAGGTCCAGCATTTTCTTTTATGTTTGTTGATCTTTTTGATTCTTTAGGTACTTTAATTGCTTGCTCTAAAGAAATCGGTTTAGCTGATAAAAACGGTAAAGTTAAAGATCTTGGAAAAATGTTATATGCTGACGTTACATCTACAATGATTGGAGCTGTTTTAGGTACTAGTACAGTGACTACTCTTTCAGAAACTGCGGCAGGTATTGCTGCTGGAGCTAGAACAGGTTTAGCTTCTGTCGTTA of the Cetobacterium sp. NK01 genome contains:
- a CDS encoding HD domain-containing protein; this translates as MVTYAVIEINSTFIEMKIYEKKENGYRILEKVTEDINLFKEVKDGNEISLEKMRKMCDILKKMDNLSRDYGVIDKKVIFSEFFRSITNFPMVLDQIKLKANLAVDNIDLSEKTYYSIKKLIHLEKDIFSKKESRLFFNLKSFSSGVYLFYKGELSINEHINLGTEKLYLILEENNINSKKAFDFICDYMESYVEFIRRDVGRKVIKKLILEGELEEKLLKIVFGKKDLKNLTLTELKDKLKSLQEHSYNEISTKYKCSVPIAKLMVISISLIISFSDYFEIKEIKFLDFNIKDLCALEKFYPEIRHSFEETLWKITLDSIIDLGEKFDFDRDHSEFVKKIGIKLLDKLKGFHSLGLKDYKYFIIAAYLHDIGKAIDFENHSKHSAYILENTTIFGLNKDMIEKIVFIVKAHTSNTKLESLYNYGFKGEELIKLLKIIAIIKIATSLDRGKKQRLCNEKIHLDKNDLIIEMDTDEDFYMEKSSFEKQSKLFKYLFDLDIELKINRRFGE
- a CDS encoding Ppx/GppA phosphatase family protein yields the protein MTLRKRICVMDIGSNSIRMVIYEITPNKSFIPIEDIKETVRLGEGINEKKELKEEKIKLALKTIQLFKKVCLKNNVDEIVAFGTAALRIAINGEELLKEITRTTGIEVIIFKGEDEAYFSFEGAINTLDIKDGVVIDLGGSSLEIVHFKNREALERASLNFGAVTLSEIVNLKDKLSKKDEETLRDFIKDQFKVVQWKDELKGLPLIGVGGTVRNIGGVNLYMKNYPLELLHNYKVSIDGVKEVVDYIKNKDYKEKQDVQGLSKARADVFIGAAIAVEEVLTYFDLKELIISGYGIREGVLYERLSECGKVIQDPFEDGFKEIIEILDINTKTKDKQHKILKKICLELDKDYNFKEVSEKVIKIVTYLYDIGKSINFVNYPLHSAYMILNLGIKGIEQKELVASALIVARGNKKYKGLEKYKEMFKESEIEELMMFSKILNITNIFSEDLLLDEDNFEVEVSKEEIIFYIKGKDEEDFRIIDLFISQKKFVNTFDKKLKFKMKK
- the lon gene encoding endopeptidase La, producing MTSTNNNSTDLVNIRDLLPEDIPILPLVIRPIFPNILTPIAFTGEDFLQAIKDAEEHYNGFIGLVFVKDIDDNDYFNSTLYDVGTVVKINKVTSISQDSVQAIVFGVERFKKKKVVLGNSRICWKVKYNKETADSSVELKAYMLAIMTSLKEIFEVNPILKEELKLLVSQASYDHPSIFIDFVSSMLKAEAKDLQELLEEFNIVNRSQRLLTMLKKELEISQLQAKISKQIEDKVSKQQKEYFLKEQLKLIKQELGLEKDEKSAVIDKIMDKINHIHLSPEAEKVVNEQLEKLSLLDQGSPEYHVARTYIESIVELPWGVFSKDRLDIKKARTILDRDHYGLEDIKNSILEFVSTVIKTGNVNGSILCLVGPPGVGKTSIGKSIAESLNRKFYRFSVGGMVDEAEIKGHRRTYIGAMPGKIIQALKLVETSNPVIMIDEIDKIGNSFRGDPASALLEVLDPEQNKDFLDHYLDIRYDLSKILFVTTANQLDTIPRPLLDRMEVIHLSGYILEEKLQIAQKYLIPQQLKAHALDSKEITISKNALKFIIDKYAREAGVRTLDKCIRKIMRKVNLKIAEGNKEKVRINENNVESYLGTPIFTTEELYQKEIPGVTLGLAWTSLGGATLYIEATSISNKESGLKLTGQLGDVMKESAEIAYSYIRSLLAKDTTLSIEIKEFFDKNRVHLHVPEGATPKDGPSAGITMALALYSLATNTPIRKGIAMTGELTLTGKVLPIGGVREKTIAARRVGIFELILPKDNKKDFDKLPEFLKSGITVNYVDYFTDVLNYAIK
- the yfcE gene encoding phosphodiesterase; the encoded protein is MKIFVISDIHGSSYFLKKSLEAYKKEKADYILILGDELYHGPRNPLPLEYNPKEVVDILNNYKEKIIAVRGNCDSEVDQMLLEYPIMGDYSTIFFNNKRIFATHGHIYNEDKLPKLCKGDIFIYGHTHLPVAHEVDGIYMLNPGSISLPKGGNVNSYGMFENNKFYIKNLDGEIIKEIELK
- a CDS encoding indolepyruvate ferredoxin oxidoreductase subunit alpha → MAHRINEDICIGCGTCEAVCPVSCISEVDGGKRRIDEDQCIDCGACAGACPVECISPAE
- the sfsA gene encoding DNA/RNA nuclease SfsA, with the translated sequence MKFIYRVNIDEVAKFIDRPNRFIANLQLKNGEIVSAHVHDSGRIKELLFPGNTILLRKAENIENRKTFWDVIAAYSNNNEQILINSSIHRYITDNYFKNFDISCFGSYDFIKPEVKYGNSRLDYLIEKNNEKIYIETKGVSLSIDGVATFPDAPSVRATKHLKELIKIKKSGTRAAVVLIILKDSKFFTPNYETDPIFYETFYEALKSGVEIYPIQFYFCNGEIFFKNKKIEILPSKL
- a CDS encoding SEC-C metal-binding domain-containing protein yields the protein MEDKFLIESLNSLLKDDLFKILAKFNIKIAKSTVKGKIIEKITEVYTNNSDAFLEIFSKDTITLLSQFNGEKNQVTEKDFFEYEEFLLPLQSFGFISKNVIKEKGNNHYIISTWFIETIDSLSTKEENKKLVDYYQELEMLILGIIRFYGVIDEHKLLELLTPTFKDITLDKIHNFIDSRWILNVFISKLEDSGSKVIYLVADSVSEPVDILHETIKYEGLEYKVLTNDEYKNYWNYFFIEKTQEVADLIALLMSHKLQGAQIGFEITTIIDRLKNNVSIDDIVNDIKTRVKFDNSNSEALFIALVTKISKSLPLWTLKGHSYIEVFGENQPPRTVNKVGRNENCPCGSGKKYKKCCGK
- a CDS encoding NCS2 family permease, which produces MNFLNNFFKIKERHSSIKHEIIGGTTTFLTMAYIIFINPAILSESGMDKGALITVTILSAAIGTLIAAFLANAPFALAPGMGLNAFFTYSLVIGRGIPWQTALGIVFLSGVFFFFLSIGGIREKIANAIPLCLKISVTGGIGLFIAFIGLKTLGIVSSNPATIIGLARFNSQILIGIIGLFIAIILEIKKVKGGILIGIVSSTVIGIFTGDTSMPTSIMSMPPSIAPIAFKLDIWGALKLSLLGPAFSFMFVDLFDSLGTLIACSKEIGLADKNGKVKDLGKMLYADVTSTMIGAVLGTSTVTTLSETAAGIAAGARTGLASVVTAGFFIASLFFTPLVSIVPSFATSPALIIVGVYMFKNIYELDWKDYKTLFPSFVTILMMPLTYSISTGLAFGFISYIIIHAGTGDFKKINPTLLVIGALSVLSLIV